A region of the Methylobacterium nodulans ORS 2060 genome:
TGATCGGCGAGGCTACCCACTGGATCAAGGCACGGTTCGGCCTCGACCTCGCGGAGATGCCCCGGTCGATCTCCTTCTGCAATCACACCATCCGGAGCGACGAGGTTCTGGTGGTGCCCGACGCCGCGGCCGATCCGCGCTTTCGCGACGATCCGCTGGTGCGGGGCGATCTCGGCCTGCGCTTCTATGCCGGGGCCTTCGCGGCACGGCTCGCCGCTGGGGTCGAGGCCCGGGACGACAGCGGATTGCTGCGGGCCGCCTGGGGGTGAGGGCGCGCGGGTGGCGAGACGGAGCGGGGAGGGGGTGTCGCAACAGGTTCAGATTGGGAGTTGACGGCCGGGATGGGGGGCCGTATACGACCCCCCATCGGCGCCGGCCGCGAGAGATCAGCGGCCCGGCTGCTTCTGCTTCTTTCCGACAGCCTGTGAGGTCGGGTCCGGGTGGGTTGCCCGGGGCGGCCGGACTGTCGTTGAGGCGGGCTCTTTGACAAGTGCATCGGAGGAAGAGAAGCGTGGACGGCGTTGTCCTTGCGGGCTGGGGCTTGGGCCCTGGCCGGAGCAGGATGAGGCGCCGGTCCGAC
Encoded here:
- a CDS encoding GAF domain-containing protein; protein product: MVDLIACTDLAGSGEEDRLRELAAYRIADTAPEPQIDCIAAVAAALFGTPWAAVTLIGEATHWIKARFGLDLAEMPRSISFCNHTIRSDEVLVVPDAAADPRFRDDPLVRGDLGLRFYAGAFAARLAAGVEARDDSGLLRAAWG